A region from the Arachis ipaensis cultivar K30076 chromosome B01, Araip1.1, whole genome shotgun sequence genome encodes:
- the LOC110266778 gene encoding uncharacterized protein LOC110266778, which yields MAHEFRAFTSVHLTLMEDLLEGNQTDSAMLRLLAKLKTGELGPDYAMKEGLLMYQGQVWVPDFKGLRELLLQEFHSSLRGGHVGILKTYKALGESFFLAWNASPSSQSAEFTGILVVVDRFIKVGHFSALKPGFTAKDVAQSDGQTEVVNRTLEQYLRVFTHTYPKQWTSYLSWAEFCYNGSYHCTINMTLHEALFGFPMNVLPGYSSGTTSVIEVDEMLKVREVLNKELTYFIQRAQNKMKKQADSHRRDMEFNPGDCVLLKIKSYRQRSLSLEPHNKLRKRYYGPYKVIQKVGKVAYRLELPESCALHPVFHVSVLKPFHGPPPVSVPSAAEFSSSLQPCPAAIIVSRVVSTPTGSRIELLIDWEGVPRHETTWVDMVELSREFPDVDLENKVIVEMGIIDATPNPNQQGPAEEEPIEDEKEESHGPEMLGPRRKKCPTWHQDYVM from the exons ATGGCTCATGAATTCAGGGCTTTCACCTCAGTCCATCTCACACTGATGGAGGATTTATTGGAAGGGAATCAAACTGATTCAGCCATGCTGCGCCTCCTTGCTAAGTTGAAAACAGGGGAATTAGGACCAGATTATGCGATGAAGGAGGGTCTTTTGATGTATCAAGGGCAGGTTTGGGTTCCCGATTTCAAAGGGTTGAGGGAATTATTGTTGCAAGAGTTTCACTCGTCACTTAGGGGCGGTCACGTGGGAATTCTCAAGACTTATAAGGCCCTTGGGGAGTCATTTTTTTTGGCCTGGAATGCGAGCCCAAGTTCACAG TCAGCTGAGTTTACAGGGATCTTAGTGGTGGTGGACCGTTTCATCAAAGTGGGTCATTTCAGTGCTTTGAAACCTGGGTTTACAGCCAAGGATGTGGCACAG AGTGATGGACAAACAGAGGTGGTTAATCGAACACTTGAGCAGTACCTACGCGTGTTCACACACACCTATCCAAAACAGTGGACCTCTTATTTATCATGGGCAGAGTTCTGTTACAATGGCTCCTACCATTGTACTATTAACATGACTCTGCATGAAGCTTTATTTGGATTTCCCATGAATGTACTCCCTGGGTACTCCTCAGGTACTACGAGTGTTATAGAGGTGGATGAGATGTTAAAGGTGAGGGAAGTTCTAAATAAGGAACTGACTTACTTTATTCAAAGGGCTCAAAATAAAATGAAGAAGCAAGCTGATTCACATAGAAGGGACATGGAATTTAACCCTGGGGATTGTGTTTTACTCAAGATTAAATCTTATAGGCAACGCTCCCTATCCTTGGAGCCACATAATAAACTACGGAAGAGATATTATGGTCCCTACAAAGTCATTCAGAAGGTAGGGAAGGTAGCTTACCGGTTGGAGTTGCCGGAGTCGTGTGCCCTTCATCCGGTCTTTCATGTGTCAGTGCTGAAACCCTTCCACGGTCCTCCGCCAGTGTCAGTGCCATCAGCAGCTGAATTTTCATCTTCTCTGCAGCCGTGCCCAGCCGCCATCATAGTAAGTCGTGTTGTCTCCACTCCGACAGGATCTCGAATTGAACTTCTTATTGATTGGGAAGGAGTTCCTCGCCATGAGACCACGTGGGTAGATATGGTTGAACTTAGCAGGGAGTTCCCAGATGTGGACCTTGAGAACAAGGTCATAGTGGAGATGGGGATAATTGATGCAACCCCAAATCCAAACCAACAAGGCCCAGCTGAAGAGGAACCAattgaagatgaaaaagaagagagtcaTGGGCCAGAGATGTTGGGCCCTAGAAGAAAGAAATGCCCAACTTGGCACCAGGATTATGTGATGTAA
- the LOC107613341 gene encoding cortical cell-delineating protein-like yields the protein MASNKNVTPVSFFLLLLLFTTVNSTAVEPSWNSGSHHCPIDTLKLAVCAKVLIIGAGSPPQQPCCSLIAGLVDLEAALCLCTALKANILGIHLNIPLSLSIILNNCRRDTSFKCPDN from the coding sequence ATGGCTTCCAACAAGAATGTTACACCCGTgtccttcttcctcctcctccttctatttACCACGGTGAATTCTACCGCCGTAGAGCCCTCATGGAATTCGGGGAGCCATCATTGTCCTATTGATACCCTAAAGTTAGCAGTGTGCGCCAAAGTGTTGATCATAGGTGCAGGGTCTCCACCACAGCAGCCATGCTGTAGCCTTATTGCAGGCCTGGTTGATCTTGAAGCCGCTCTATGTCTTTGCACTGCCCTTAAAGCCAACATTCTCGGCATCCACCTCAACATTCCACTCTCCTTAAGCATCATTCTTAACAACTGTAGGAGGGACACCTCTTTCAAGTGCCCTGATAATTAA